In Acinetobacter sp. TGL-Y2, a genomic segment contains:
- the ffh gene encoding signal recognition particle protein — MFDTLTERLTQSLRNVTGSGQLTEDNIKDTLREVRMALLEADVALPVTREFIAKVKEEALGQEVMTQLSPGQAFVKIVHDELTKMMGAANESLDLAAKPPVVVLLAGLQGAGKTTTAAKLARFLSERQKKKVAMVSADVYRPAAIKQLQTVAGEVGAIFLASSADEKPIDIVHRAIEQAKIQFADVLIVDTAGRLHIDDDMMDEIKELHAAINPTETLFVVDAMTGQDAANTAKAFNDALPLTGVILTKTDGDARGGAALSVRAITGKPIKFLGMGEKLDALEPFHPERIAQRILGMGDVLSLVEELERKVDKEKAEKMAQKLQKGGSFNFEDMLMQFEQMNKMGGMMGFLDKLPGMSNSGIQDALAQANPEKQVKKMEAIIQSMTIKERRNPDLMNPSRKKRIASGCGMDVVEVNKLIKQHAQMAKMMKKFSNPSGMAKMMKSLTGMQKKFGGGGGMGPLFGDNTPKK; from the coding sequence ATGTTTGATACCTTAACAGAACGACTCACGCAGAGTTTAAGAAATGTTACTGGCTCAGGGCAACTGACCGAAGACAACATTAAAGATACGCTACGTGAAGTACGTATGGCCCTGCTAGAAGCTGACGTTGCCTTACCTGTAACTCGTGAGTTTATCGCGAAAGTTAAGGAAGAGGCATTGGGTCAAGAAGTGATGACTCAGCTTTCTCCCGGGCAAGCTTTCGTCAAAATTGTTCATGATGAACTGACCAAAATGATGGGCGCGGCGAACGAAAGCCTAGACCTTGCTGCGAAACCACCGGTTGTGGTGTTGCTTGCAGGTTTACAAGGTGCGGGTAAAACCACGACGGCGGCCAAACTTGCACGCTTCTTAAGTGAGCGTCAAAAGAAAAAAGTGGCGATGGTGTCTGCCGACGTATACCGTCCAGCGGCGATTAAACAGCTACAAACGGTTGCGGGTGAAGTCGGTGCAATTTTCTTAGCATCCAGCGCGGATGAAAAGCCAATTGACATTGTTCATCGTGCGATTGAACAAGCAAAAATCCAATTTGCAGATGTGCTCATTGTCGATACTGCAGGTCGTCTGCATATTGATGATGACATGATGGACGAAATTAAAGAACTTCACGCCGCAATTAACCCGACTGAAACCTTGTTCGTGGTCGATGCCATGACGGGTCAAGATGCGGCAAATACTGCCAAAGCCTTTAATGATGCATTACCTTTAACCGGTGTGATCCTGACCAAAACTGATGGTGATGCACGCGGTGGTGCTGCACTTTCTGTGCGTGCCATTACCGGTAAGCCAATCAAATTCTTGGGTATGGGCGAAAAGCTCGATGCCTTAGAGCCATTTCATCCTGAACGTATCGCACAGCGTATTTTGGGCATGGGTGATGTCCTGTCTTTGGTCGAAGAGCTTGAACGCAAAGTCGATAAAGAAAAAGCCGAAAAAATGGCGCAGAAATTGCAAAAAGGCGGAAGCTTCAACTTTGAAGATATGCTGATGCAGTTTGAACAAATGAATAAAATGGGCGGCATGATGGGCTTCTTGGACAAGCTGCCGGGCATGAGCAACTCAGGTATTCAAGATGCGCTTGCGCAAGCCAACCCTGAAAAGCAAGTGAAAAAGATGGAAGCGATTATCCAATCGATGACCATTAAAGAACGCCGTAATCCAGACTTGATGAACCCAAGCCGTAAGAAGCGTATTGCTTCAGGCTGCGGTATGGATGTGGTGGAAGTGAATAAACTGATTAAACAGCATGCTCAGATGGCAAAAATGATGAAGAAATTCTCTAATCCATCAGGTATGGCGAAAATGATGAAATCATTGACGGGCATGCAGAAGAAATTCGGTGGCGGTGGGGGTATGGGTCCGTTATTTGGTGACAACACACCTAAAAAATAA
- a CDS encoding cytochrome C assembly family protein yields the protein MISLPLVYTILALFAYTTSFWYLFLHLMSKRTPNHWFIGLISGLGLLLHAVVLYFDLNTPLGINYNVFNLMSFTSALMLLLSLLYSTYRPVIALNLIGIPVAALGLIFGFAMSQPILELKQNSFGLDLHIILSLSAYAVLLMATIHAVLLWLQDRELRNKQKHRVWVNLLPSFQAMESLLFDMLITGFALLTAALLFGFFTIDNFFAQHLAHKTAFSIVSWFVYGALLFGHYQFGWRGQKARRFTIVGFILLAIGFIGSKFILEMVIGR from the coding sequence ATGATTAGCCTCCCTTTGGTTTACACAATTTTAGCATTATTTGCTTATACCACATCTTTTTGGTATTTGTTTTTACACTTAATGTCAAAACGTACACCAAACCATTGGTTTATCGGTCTTATTTCTGGTTTAGGTCTGCTGTTACATGCGGTGGTTTTATATTTTGACTTGAATACACCGCTGGGCATTAACTATAATGTCTTCAATTTGATGTCCTTTACCTCGGCATTAATGCTGTTACTGAGTTTGCTCTATAGCACCTATCGACCTGTGATTGCACTGAATCTGATTGGCATTCCTGTGGCTGCTTTGGGTCTAATCTTTGGCTTCGCGATGAGCCAACCCATCTTAGAATTAAAACAAAATTCATTCGGTTTAGATCTACATATTATTCTGTCCTTATCGGCTTATGCGGTTTTACTCATGGCCACCATCCATGCTGTGCTGTTATGGCTACAAGACCGTGAATTACGCAATAAACAAAAACATCGCGTTTGGGTCAATCTGCTTCCATCTTTTCAAGCGATGGAATCTCTACTGTTTGATATGCTCATTACCGGTTTTGCGCTGTTAACTGCTGCCTTGCTGTTTGGCTTCTTCACCATTGATAACTTCTTTGCCCAACACCTAGCGCATAAAACGGCATTTAGTATTGTGTCGTGGTTTGTGTATGGCGCTTTACTGTTTGGTCATTATCAATTTGGCTGGCGGGGGCAAAAAGCCAGACGTTTTACCATCGTTGGTTTCATTTTATTGGCTATTGGCTTTATAGGCTCTAAGTTTATTTTGGAAATGGTCATCGGCAGATGA
- a CDS encoding RBBP9/YdeN family alpha/beta hydrolase, which yields MAQVNVIHGYTASPEENWFPWLQAKADLHGIDLNVLRLDPSERPKLQVWDQQIHDQLGSLNEDSVLIAHSLGCLATLHYLSHELQQQRIRKLILVAGFNGRLGRLNEVNAFIDAAVIDFELLKQQIAERVVIYSEGDDRVLPDFSLEQARSLNARVIAAQHQGHFIDSEDCTELPEVWQEIMGVIPTE from the coding sequence ATGGCGCAAGTGAATGTCATACACGGTTATACCGCAAGTCCAGAAGAAAACTGGTTTCCATGGTTGCAAGCGAAGGCTGATCTCCACGGCATTGATCTGAATGTTTTACGTCTTGATCCTTCAGAACGGCCAAAATTACAGGTCTGGGATCAGCAGATTCACGATCAGCTGGGATCTTTGAATGAAGACAGTGTACTGATCGCGCATAGTTTAGGCTGTCTAGCGACATTGCATTATCTGAGTCATGAATTACAGCAGCAACGCATCCGCAAGCTGATTTTGGTGGCCGGTTTTAATGGTCGTCTGGGGCGGCTAAATGAAGTCAATGCTTTCATTGATGCAGCGGTCATCGATTTTGAGTTGTTAAAGCAACAGATTGCAGAGCGGGTGGTGATTTATTCCGAAGGGGATGACCGAGTCTTGCCAGATTTTAGTCTGGAACAGGCACGAAGTCTGAATGCCAGAGTGATCGCTGCACAGCACCAAGGACATTTTATTGACTCGGAAGATTGCACTGAATTGCCTGAAGTTTGGCAGGAAATTATGGGTGTGATTCCTACTGAGTAA